The genomic interval TAGTATTCAAAAAACAGATATTACCCATTCTCAAAATCTTGTTATCTTAAAAGTAAAGTAGTTAGTTTGTTAGGGTAATATTCGTTATATTGCTCAAGGGGCTGAAAGTTCTTCTTGAGGCGGAGTAAGATGCAACTCCAACATAGTAAGTTATGTTAGTAGTTATGTTGGATCCGTTTGGAAGGCTTGTTATTGTAAATGAGAAATCTCTAGTTATAATTGATATAGGGGCTATTACTGTTGGTAGTCCACCTGAAGAGTTGTTTAGATATGGTTTGTCAAAATGGTTTGTAGAATTTCTATCCTTGTATATATCATTTGAATTAGTTGATATGAAGATGACATATCCTGAAAAATAATTTTCACTATTATTCCCCCACCAGCGTGCTTCTATTTGGTTGGTAGATTTCTGAACAAGTTCAAGTCCTAGTGGTGGGGTCAAAGGGAAACTCTGATATATCGCCCCTATAACACAACCATTTATAACGATAGATGATAATGTTATTCCTGAAATTAGAACTAATAGCTTCATCAATTAGTGAGGATATTTGATGTGGCAGTCTCGTTTCAAGTAAAGTATAGCCTTTTAAGAAGTTTTCCTTTACTAGTGATCCTTTGCCTAAAGGTTCCGTTTAAAAAATTACATAGAGACTTATAAATCTTTCAACAAAAGAAGCCAGCAAGCCGTATTTATTTTATTATTTATCTGCGTAGTATCTAAAGTCTATCTCTGGGAAGATGTTATCAAGGTATTCAATGTATCTTAGCCATTCAACATCTATATGTCCTGACTGTACCATATCATATATTCTGAATAGTCTGTTTATGTGATCTTTCGTTCTTTTTACTGCGTATTCAACTGTAGTTCCTGTTCGCATTATGAAAGCCCAGTCAGATGATTGAGCAAGTAATAATTCTCTTGCCATTTGATTGAGTGCCCTTTCTATAAGTTTATCGTTTGTATTTCTAAATTTGTTCGCTAACTCTATCATCTTTTCATCTGCTTTGTGTAGATGTCGGTATATCCAATCGTTAGGTCCAGAGAGCCAGAATTCATTATAACCTTTGTATCCCCAACTACACATCGGTGGAGTTGCAACCTGATTTTTAGGATATCTTTGTAGGTATTCTACTGGTGTTATCATTTCAACTGTTGTATCCCAGTTTCTTGACTCCCAACACTTTTTTGCGACTGCGTATATGAACTGGGGACCTTCAAACCACCAATGCCCGAAAAGTTCTGCGTCATACATTGATACAACTAATGGTTCTCTGTCCATCATACCAGATAGGTATTCAATCTGTTTTTGCCTATTAAATATGAAATTACCTGCGTGTTCCCAAACTCGCTCCATTGCTTTACCATAGTCATAAGGTTCTTTCTTATCTAAAGGAACATCAGCTCCTGTTATTCTGTAATACTTTATGCCTGTCATCAATCTAATCCCACTCTCGTGAATATAGGGTCTTATGTAGTCATAGTCAGCGTCGTAACCAAGGTCTCTATAGAACTCTCTATACCAAGCATCACCAGGGTATCCTTCCTTTGCGCTCCAGACGGATTTAGATGTCTCAACGTCTCTTCCAAAGAATGCTATACCATTTCTTGTGTACATTGGTGCAAATACGCCATACTTTGGGCGTTTGTCTGCGTATAGTACTCCGTGTGTATCAACAAAGAAGAACCTAATACCTGCTTCTTTTAGTATCTCTTCAAGACCTGGGTAGTAAGCACACTCAGCATTCCAAATACCTCTAGGTGATTTGCCGAAGACTCTTTCATAGTCTCTTTTTGCTACTAGATACTGTGCTCTAACAGCGTTAGGGTAAATCTCCATAAGCGGAGCATAGCCGTGTGTTGCGCTACAGGTTATTATTTCTAACTTTCCTATATCTTGGAACATCTTAAATCCATTCAGTAAATTGCGGTTATACTTATAGAAAACATTTAGACAATCCCTAAAATGATTGAGATACATCTTAGCAGTTTCATGGAACTCTGGTAGCCATCTTGTTCTATGAACCTCGCGTTCAGCCAACTCAACCAATTTCTGAATATGTTTTTCATACCTATCTTGGAGTAGTGGATCTCCAAGCATATTTGCTAGTGGTGGTGTTATAGACATCGTTATCCTAAAATCAACACCATCGTTTAGTAACTTCTCGTAAACCTGTAGTAAAGGAATATAAGTCTCCGACATCGCTTCAAATAACCACCTCTCTTCCATCGAGTCTGTGTATTCTGGGTGTCTAACGAAAGGTAAATGAGCATGTAAGACCAGCATCCAATATCCCTTTGCCATTTCTACCTCCCTTCTTGAGTGTATTTATCCTAAATGAGTCCTGTTTGGTTTTCAACAGAAATTAATTGAAACTTAATAAACTTTTTATTATATTCTAGTAAAATGTTCAAGGAGGATAAATATGACTAGATTGACAGGATTGTTTTTATTTGTAATATTTTTGTTTTCGCTTAATGGTATGTCTTTTTCAAAGACAGAAGGTTCTAAAAGTAGAAAATATCCTCCATTTATATTCAAATCAGTTGCTTTGGAAGGTAAGAGTATAGACCTTTCTGAATATGTTGGAAAGAAACTGATAATGGTTAATTTCTGGGCTAGTTGGTGTCCTCCTTGTAGATATGAAACTCCAGATCTGATCAATCTACAAGAGGAGTTCAAAGATAAACTTTTGATAGTTGGTGTTGCTTTAGATAACACTGTTGAACCTGTTAAGGTATTCGCTCAAAGATATAAGTTTAACTATCCTATCGTTCATGACGGTTCAGGTGAAATATCCTATCTGTATGGAGGTATAACATCTATACCGACGACATTCATAATAAATTATGAAGGTAAAATAGTGGAAAGAATAATCGGGGCTAGAAGTTTTGAAGTATTCAAGGGATACGTGGAAAAGTATATAAGGAAAAATTAGTTTGTGTTTCTAGTACCCACCAGCAATAGCAGGCAGTATAGTTACTACATCTCCGTCTTTTAATTTAGTGTTTTCTCCTTCAAAATCCCTAACGTTTGTGTTGTTTATGAATATTGTTAGAAATTTTCTGAGAGAGCCTGACTCATCAAACAATCTGTCTTTTAGTTTTGGATATTCATCTGTAAGCTTTATTAAAGCGTCCTTGAGAGTTTGAAAAGAGTCCTCTAAATGAACTTCTCTTTGGTTTGAAACATATACTCTTAAAGGAGCTGGTATTTTTATAGTTATCTTCATCTCAAGCAACCTCCAACGCGGGTATAATAATATATATACTTTGTAAGGTTTATCAACTTAACTCAGACTTCTATAAGTATTTTGGAACTTACTAAAGTTAGATTTATGAAACCAGTAGAATGCTCTTTATGTTTGAATGCATTTAGACAAAAGGAACGAGGAAGACGAGGTAGTAGTTTGACTATTAAATCTTTACTAAATTAACATACGATATTGTTTTTGAAGTCACCAAGATGAGTAGTCAATCTACGAATTTATCTAGAATTTCTACCATAGATGATAAAGAACAAAGATTTATATCAATTGATATTCTAAGAGCATTATCCATAGTTCTTATGGTCATAATTCACTCTGTAATATATACATCTTCCGGAGGGGATTATGATCAAACTTTGTATTTTGTTGTTAATAGCGCTATTGGTGTGATACCTGCACCTCTATTTGTGTTTCTTATGGGTATGAGCTTATCTATTATGGCTTATAGATGGAAGCAACTAGGCTTAAGTGAATCTAGGATTACAGTATCACTCATTATTAGGGGTTTTTTAATATTCACTATTGGTTTAGTTTTTGCTGGTGCTGTTTGGGGTATTAAGTTCATATTTATATGGGACATACTTACATTACTGGGTTTCTCAACAATACTACTAACTTTAATTAGGAACTGGAATAGTATAGTTTTGACAATATTAGCATTAATAATTGTCCTAGTTGCACCAATACTTAGGCAACTTTTTGGTTATCCAAAGTTTTGGGAATATGACGAGTATCAACCACCTATTGTTTTGGAAGAGATAATAGGAGGTTTTTTACTCAACGGATACTTTCCTGTTTTACCTTGGGTTTCGTTTGCAATACTCGGATATGTTGTTGGTAGGTTTGTTCTTCTTAATGAGAATGAGAATATAAGAGAGAGAAACAGAAGGGTGCTTATAATTTTCGGGATATCCTTTATAGTCTCTGGCTTTTTGGCTTTTGGAGTTGGTAGCTTGTTGAGTGAAGGATTTGTAAAAGCATACCTGATGGAACTTGAGTTTTATCATTTGAGTTTTACGATGTTCCTCATACTACTTGGTATATGTTTCATACTTTTTTGGGTTTTGCATATAATGTTAGATCTTAAGAAGGTGGAATACAGATGGTTCTATCCGTTCAGAGTGTATAGTCTTTTCTCTCTTACTGTCTATATTTTGCATCATATACCGATAGTTTTGATACCTAGAATTGTAGGATGGATACAGTTTGGTGATGATTACTACTATTACAAGAATATTTTTTCAGCTCTTGAGGGATTGTTGATAGGACTTACACTGGTTGTTATCTTTTATCAACTTTTGGTATTATGGAATAAGTTCAGTGGTAAGTTTAGCTTTGAGTGGGTTATAAGAAGTATATACAAATATCCGGTTCGCTAATTGAAAGCGGAATGTAGATTTGATTAGTATTTATTCAGGAGTAAGAGGTAGATGATTATGAAGAATATAATTGATATATCCTT from Spirochaetota bacterium carries:
- a CDS encoding DUF1957 domain-containing protein, with the protein product MAKGYWMLVLHAHLPFVRHPEYTDSMEERWLFEAMSETYIPLLQVYEKLLNDGVDFRITMSITPPLANMLGDPLLQDRYEKHIQKLVELAEREVHRTRWLPEFHETAKMYLNHFRDCLNVFYKYNRNLLNGFKMFQDIGKLEIITCSATHGYAPLMEIYPNAVRAQYLVAKRDYERVFGKSPRGIWNAECAYYPGLEEILKEAGIRFFFVDTHGVLYADKRPKYGVFAPMYTRNGIAFFGRDVETSKSVWSAKEGYPGDAWYREFYRDLGYDADYDYIRPYIHESGIRLMTGIKYYRITGADVPLDKKEPYDYGKAMERVWEHAGNFIFNRQKQIEYLSGMMDREPLVVSMYDAELFGHWWFEGPQFIYAVAKKCWESRNWDTTVEMITPVEYLQRYPKNQVATPPMCSWGYKGYNEFWLSGPNDWIYRHLHKADEKMIELANKFRNTNDKLIERALNQMARELLLAQSSDWAFIMRTGTTVEYAVKRTKDHINRLFRIYDMVQSGHIDVEWLRYIEYLDNIFPEIDFRYYADK
- a CDS encoding TlpA family protein disulfide reductase, with the translated sequence MTRLTGLFLFVIFLFSLNGMSFSKTEGSKSRKYPPFIFKSVALEGKSIDLSEYVGKKLIMVNFWASWCPPCRYETPDLINLQEEFKDKLLIVGVALDNTVEPVKVFAQRYKFNYPIVHDGSGEISYLYGGITSIPTTFIINYEGKIVERIIGARSFEVFKGYVEKYIRKN
- a CDS encoding MoaD family protein, which gives rise to MKITIKIPAPLRVYVSNQREVHLEDSFQTLKDALIKLTDEYPKLKDRLFDESGSLRKFLTIFINNTNVRDFEGENTKLKDGDVVTILPAIAGGY
- a CDS encoding heparan-alpha-glucosaminide N-acetyltransferase domain-containing protein; protein product: MSSQSTNLSRISTIDDKEQRFISIDILRALSIVLMVIIHSVIYTSSGGDYDQTLYFVVNSAIGVIPAPLFVFLMGMSLSIMAYRWKQLGLSESRITVSLIIRGFLIFTIGLVFAGAVWGIKFIFIWDILTLLGFSTILLTLIRNWNSIVLTILALIIVLVAPILRQLFGYPKFWEYDEYQPPIVLEEIIGGFLLNGYFPVLPWVSFAILGYVVGRFVLLNENENIRERNRRVLIIFGISFIVSGFLAFGVGSLLSEGFVKAYLMELEFYHLSFTMFLILLGICFILFWVLHIMLDLKKVEYRWFYPFRVYSLFSLTVYILHHIPIVLIPRIVGWIQFGDDYYYYKNIFSALEGLLIGLTLVVIFYQLLVLWNKFSGKFSFEWVIRSIYKYPVR